One genomic segment of Ipomoea triloba cultivar NCNSP0323 chromosome 9, ASM357664v1 includes these proteins:
- the LOC116029597 gene encoding uncharacterized protein LOC116029597, which translates to MGDNSVLIDTLLQRLSSAFKIRDLRTPGFFLGIETLAVHGGLVLSQRRYIGDLLKRAGMTDCKPLATPASVTQYRRLAGALQYLTITRPDLSYSVNHLCQFMHAPTTEHWGLLKRVLRYVKGTMDYGLHMTPSLSNDIHAFFDSDWAGCPIDHKSTSGMLSFSTPTWFRGYRASSALWPVPQLKLNIKVWPTYLLRLPKSFRY; encoded by the coding sequence ATGGGGGATAACTCAGTGCTGATTGACACCTTGCTGCAACGTCTGTCATCTGCCTTCAAGATAAGGGACTTGAGGACGCCAGGATTCTTCCTCGGTATTGAGACATTAGCGGTTCATGGAGGTTTGGTTCTGTCTCAACGTCGCTACATTGGTGACTTATTAAAGCGGGCCGGAATGACTGACTGTAAACCTCTTGCCACTCCCGCATCCGTGACGCAGTATAGACGCTTGGCCGGGGCACTCCAGTATTTGACTATAACACGTCCGGACTTATCTTATTCGGTGAATCATTTATGTCAGTTTATGCATGCTCCTACGACTGAACATTGGGGTCTTTTAAAACGGGTTTTAAGGTATGTTAAAGGCACGATGGACTACGGACTACACATGACCCCGTCACTATCAAATGATATTCACGCCTTCTTCGACTCTGATTGGGCGGGGTGTCCTATTGATCACAAGTCCACAAGCGGAATGCTGTCTTTCTCGACTCCAACCTGGTTTCGTGGGTATCGCGCAAGCAGCGCACTATGGCCCGTTCCTCAACTGAAGTTGAATATAAAGGTCTGGCCGACGTATCTGCTGAGGTTACCTAAGTCATTTCGTTATTAA